One genomic window of Magnolia sinica isolate HGM2019 chromosome 3, MsV1, whole genome shotgun sequence includes the following:
- the LOC131239230 gene encoding cysteine--tRNA ligase CPS1 homolog, chloroplastic/mitochondrial-like translates to MEGESSWNSPWGPGRPDWNIQSSEMSMHDLNPSFDIHGGARDLIFPNHETETAQSCAACSVNNVRYWIHTDFFLNGNGSIENGSTELHKSIGDFITIRKVLRLYHPLALRFFLIDTHYQSWVHYTSKELENASDQVFNIYQALYNCEMTLSPFREKSFKDEITPSIQDCIRRFRNCFQSSMACDLHAYCVLNAIGTAMKTINIVLNSLKNNQQQPSLIQSLIALEKEVKDVLNILGLMSSSTYSEVLKQLMDIEENWVDRGPSAAADSAKEFSEK, encoded by the exons ATGGAAG GTGAATCAAGCTGGAACAGTCCCTGGGGCCCTGGAAGACCAGATTGGAATATTCAATCCAGTGAGATGAGTATGCATGATTTAAATCCCTCCTTTGACATTCATGGTGGAGCAAGGGatctaatctttccaaatcatgagaCTGAGACTGCCCAGAGTTGTGCTGCCTGTTCAGTGAACAATGTGCGGTATTGGATACACACTGATTTTTTCTTAAATGGAAATGGAAGTATAGAAAATGGAAGTACAGAACTGCACAAGTCAATAGGGGATTTTATTACGATCCGTAAG GTCTTAAGATTGTACCACCCTTTGGCATTGAGATTTTTCTTGATCGACACACACTACCAGTCTTGGGTCCATTACACCAGTAAAGAACTTGAAAATGCTTCAGACCAAGTTTTCAACATTTATCAG GCATTATACAACTGTGAAATGACTCTTTCTCCATTTCGAGAAAAGAGTTTCAAGGATGAAATCACACCCTCTATCCAAGACTGCATTCGCAGGTTCCGTAATTGTTTCCAGAGTTCAATGGCATGTGACTTGCATGCCTATTGTGTTTTGAATGCAATAGGGACAGCCATGAAGACCATTAACATTGTTCTTAACTCATTAAAG AATAATCAGCAGCAGCCATCACTGATTCAGTCTCTTATTGCATTGGAGAAAGAAGTAAAAGATGTTTTGAATATTTTGGGGCTAATGTCATCTTCAACTTATTCCGAG GTTCTAAAACAGTTGATGGACATTGAAGAGAACTGGGTTGACAGAGGACCAAGTGCTGCAGCTGATTCAGCAAAGGAATTCAGCGAGAAATAA